In Desulfuromonas sp., a single genomic region encodes these proteins:
- the pruA gene encoding 1-pyrroline-5-carboxylate dehydrogenase yields the protein MNLLNNAVINIPVPENEPVYSYAPGTPERAKLKAAIEELSSKKIEIPLIIGGKEVRTGKTGQVVMPHNHQHVLAEYHMAGEDEVRMAIDAAMAAKNEWGAMRWEERAAIFLKAAELLSGKYRYQINAASMLSTSKSAYQAEIDAACELIDFLRFNVYYMQKIYSEQPMYSPKNVWNYVQQRPLEGFVLAVTPFNFTAIAGNLPTSPAMMGNTVLLKPASSCVYTPYILMQVLKEAGLPDGVINFIPGSGAMIGGLTLPHRDLGGVHFTGSTAVFQDMWKVIGENIANYKSYPRIVGETGGKDFIFAHNSADVKKLVTGMIRGAFEFQGQKCSAASRAYIPASIWPAVRALLERESARIKTGPVSDFSNFFNAVVDASAFKSITEYVDYAKDADDAEIIIGGGYDDSVGYFIEPTVILTDNPHFKTMEEEIFGPVLTVYVYRDEDFEKALELCDQTSIYALTGAVFGNDRQAVSFAMAKLENASGNFYINDKPTGAVVGQQPFGGARASGTNDKAGSMLNLQRWVSTRAVKETFDAPESFDYPFMDEE from the coding sequence ATGAACTTGCTGAACAATGCCGTAATCAACATTCCCGTTCCCGAAAATGAGCCGGTCTACAGCTACGCCCCCGGCACCCCGGAGCGCGCCAAGCTCAAGGCAGCGATCGAGGAGCTCTCGAGCAAGAAGATCGAGATCCCCCTGATTATTGGTGGCAAGGAAGTCCGGACCGGCAAAACCGGTCAGGTTGTGATGCCGCATAATCATCAGCATGTTCTGGCCGAGTACCATATGGCCGGTGAGGATGAGGTCAGGATGGCGATTGATGCGGCGATGGCGGCCAAGAATGAGTGGGGTGCCATGCGCTGGGAGGAGCGTGCAGCCATCTTTCTCAAGGCTGCTGAATTGCTCTCCGGCAAGTATCGCTACCAGATCAATGCCGCCAGCATGCTTTCGACCAGCAAGAGCGCCTACCAGGCAGAAATCGATGCCGCCTGCGAGCTCATTGATTTCCTCCGGTTCAATGTCTACTACATGCAAAAGATCTACAGCGAGCAGCCGATGTACTCGCCGAAAAATGTCTGGAACTATGTCCAGCAGCGGCCGCTCGAGGGCTTTGTTCTCGCGGTCACCCCGTTCAACTTTACCGCTATCGCCGGCAACCTGCCGACCTCGCCGGCGATGATGGGCAACACCGTGCTGCTCAAGCCGGCCTCCAGTTGTGTCTATACGCCCTATATCCTGATGCAGGTCCTCAAGGAAGCCGGGCTGCCGGATGGCGTCATCAATTTTATCCCCGGCTCCGGTGCGATGATCGGCGGGCTGACCCTGCCGCACCGTGATCTCGGCGGCGTCCACTTTACCGGTTCGACCGCGGTTTTCCAGGATATGTGGAAGGTCATCGGCGAAAACATAGCCAACTACAAATCCTATCCGCGCATCGTCGGTGAAACCGGCGGCAAGGATTTCATCTTCGCCCACAATTCGGCCGACGTGAAAAAGCTGGTCACCGGCATGATCCGCGGCGCCTTCGAGTTCCAGGGACAGAAATGTTCCGCCGCTTCGCGGGCCTATATCCCGGCCTCGATCTGGCCGGCAGTGCGGGCCCTGCTCGAGAGAGAATCGGCTCGCATCAAAACCGGGCCGGTCAGCGATTTCAGCAACTTCTTCAACGCCGTGGTCGACGCCTCGGCATTCAAGAGCATCACCGAGTATGTCGATTACGCCAAGGATGCCGATGACGCCGAAATCATTATCGGCGGCGGCTATGACGACAGCGTCGGCTACTTCATTGAGCCGACGGTCATTCTGACCGACAATCCGCATTTCAAGACCATGGAAGAAGAGATCTTCGGCCCTGTCCTGACGGTCTACGTCTATCGCGACGAGGATTTTGAAAAGGCCCTTGAGCTGTGCGACCAGACCTCGATCTATGCCCTGACCGGCGCCGTCTTCGGCAATGATCGCCAGGCGGTCAGTTTCGCCATGGCCAAACTGGAAAACGCTTCCGGCAATTTCTACATCAACGACAAGCCGACCGGTGCCGTCGTCGGCCAGCAGCCGTTCGGTGGAGCCCGCGCCTCCGGCACCAACGACAAGGCCGGTTCAATGCTCAACCTGCAGCGCTGGGTCTCGACCCGGGCGGTCAAGGAGACCTTCGACGCGCCGGAGT
- a CDS encoding Fis family transcriptional regulator: MARLLPSLKTLTRELDAIIDSSSDGLFVCDGKANVIRMNPASEKIHKISAEEVVGRNMQELIEQGFIDRSAALEASRSGKPETLMQDKDGRQLMSIATPVFNDAGEVVRVVVSERDITEIDRLQRQIEEKQAMTDGYRHQILERQLVEHQSRRVIARSPAMVRALEQAIKVSNVDSSVLLLGESGVGKGLLADLIHQHSDRRERPLIKINCGAIPESLIEAELFGYEKGAFTGAHDKGKPGHFEMADEGILFLDEIAELPLASQVKLLRFLEDGRITRLGGTANRKVDVRIVAATHRDLEAMVEQGRFRHDLYYRLNVIPIQVPSIRERRECIVPLLRHYIDHFSKNINVQKRLTREALDALTDYHYPGNVRELMNICERLVVMSETEVIDRPDLPVQISGHSVQVAGEGLSWQEGMTLQQVVDNVERQLLEQALARFSNQMEIAGALGVNQSTIARKLRRHGLK, from the coding sequence ATGGCCCGCCTGCTCCCTTCACTCAAAACCCTGACCCGGGAACTTGACGCGATTATCGACTCTTCTTCAGACGGGCTGTTTGTTTGTGACGGCAAGGCGAATGTCATCCGCATGAACCCGGCGTCGGAAAAGATTCACAAGATCAGTGCCGAGGAGGTCGTTGGCCGCAATATGCAGGAGCTTATCGAGCAGGGTTTTATCGACCGGTCGGCGGCTCTCGAGGCGAGTCGCAGCGGTAAACCGGAGACCCTGATGCAGGATAAGGATGGGCGGCAACTGATGTCGATAGCCACCCCGGTATTCAATGATGCGGGTGAGGTCGTGCGGGTCGTCGTCAGCGAGCGGGATATCACCGAGATCGATCGTCTGCAGCGTCAGATCGAAGAGAAGCAGGCGATGACGGATGGGTATCGCCATCAGATTCTCGAGAGGCAGCTGGTCGAACATCAATCACGCCGCGTCATCGCCCGCAGCCCGGCCATGGTGCGAGCCCTGGAGCAGGCGATCAAGGTCAGCAATGTCGATTCGTCGGTGCTTTTGCTCGGAGAATCGGGAGTCGGGAAGGGTCTGCTGGCCGACCTGATCCACCAGCACTCGGATCGGCGCGAACGGCCGCTGATCAAAATCAACTGCGGGGCGATCCCGGAGTCCCTGATCGAGGCCGAACTGTTCGGCTATGAGAAGGGTGCGTTTACCGGGGCCCACGACAAGGGGAAGCCGGGCCATTTCGAGATGGCCGATGAGGGGATCCTTTTCCTCGACGAAATTGCCGAGCTGCCGCTTGCATCGCAGGTCAAGCTGCTCCGTTTTCTCGAGGATGGCCGGATCACCCGGCTCGGCGGGACCGCGAACCGCAAGGTTGATGTCCGGATCGTTGCCGCAACCCACCGTGACCTCGAAGCGATGGTCGAGCAGGGGCGTTTTCGGCACGATCTTTACTATCGCCTCAATGTTATTCCGATCCAGGTCCCGTCGATCAGGGAACGGCGGGAATGTATTGTCCCTTTGCTGCGCCACTATATTGATCATTTCAGCAAGAATATCAATGTTCAGAAGCGGCTGACCCGCGAGGCACTTGATGCCCTCACCGATTATCATTATCCCGGCAATGTTCGTGAGTTGATGAATATCTGCGAGCGGCTGGTGGTGATGTCGGAAACCGAAGTAATCGATCGGCCCGATCTACCGGTCCAGATTTCCGGGCATAGCGTTCAAGTGGCCGGGGAGGGGCTATCATGGCAAGAGGGAATGACCCTGCAGCAGGTCGTTGATAATGTCGAGCGGCAGCTACTGGAGCAGGCCCTGGCCCGTTTCAGCAACCAGATGGAAATAGCCGGAGCGCTCGGAGTTAACCAGTCGACCATTGCCCGCAAGCTCAGGCGTCATGGTTTGAAATAG